In Plasmodium chabaudi chabaudi strain AS genome assembly, chromosome: 10, a single genomic region encodes these proteins:
- a CDS encoding H/ACA ribonucleoprotein complex subunit 3, putative produces the protein MYTLRYYLDENGKRVYTLKHNVNGNVTFSAHPCRFSPDDKFSSQRIAIKKRFNLL, from the exons ATGTATACGCTAAGATATTACTTGGAcgaaaatggaaaaaggGTCTATACTCTCAAg CATAATGTTAATGGGAACGTAACATTTTCAGCCCACCCTTGTCGATTCTCACCAGACGATAAATTCTCATCTCAAAGAATAGCCATTAAAAAGCGATTTAATTTGTTGTAA
- a CDS encoding SF-assemblin, putative yields the protein MKDSDISTSSEDNLNCYFTNKQNKICNVNLFDSRFSDERKNNTMEESNFYQDIKYDILRIERNINMEVKKRIEENKNIQQLIERSANDMINNVLNKITTKIENISLDLDKIIKKCDELEKVVGQIKVDLPTKIQTELISLKRDISDFHIVINKYVHNKKKRDNILFGKIENIDAYINSKIQSEISFKHEDLLILKNESEKLLNYDLDEDINFKNLFIDEIEEIKDALNLTIKEREKSDDDIIQAMNKYTSVLQKALQSVIAKNS from the exons ATGAAAGACAGTGATATTTCCACTTCGTCAGAGGATAACTTAAATTGTTACTTtacaaataaacaaaataaaatatgcaatgtaaatttatttgattccAGATTTTCCgatgaaagaaaaaataatacaatggAAGAAAgtaatttttatcaagatataaaatatgatatattacGAATTGAacgaaatataaatatggaagtcaaaaaaagaattgaagaaaataaaaatatacaacaaTTAATTGAGCGTAGTGCTAATgatatgataaataatgtattaaataaaataacaacaaaaatagaaaatatttcattagatttagataaaattattaaaaaatgtgatgAATTAGAAAAGGTTGTAGGACAAATAAAAGTTGACTTACCTACTAAAATACAAACAGAACTAATTAGTTTAAAAAGAGATATATCCGATTTTCATattgttataaataaatatgtacataataaaaaaaaacgagataatatattatttggaaaaatcgaaaatattgatgcatatataaatagtaaaattCAAAGTGAAATTTCCTTTAAGCATGAAGATTTATTAAtacttaaaaatgaaagtgaaaaattattaaactATGATTTAGATGAggatattaattttaaaaatttatttattgatGAAATTGAAGAAATCAAAGATGCTCTTAATTTAACAATCAAAGAGAGAGAGAAATCGGACGACGACATTATACAG GCAATGAATAAATACACAAGCGTATTGCAAAAGGCATTACAATCGGTCATTGCAAAAAATAGCTag
- a CDS encoding HP12 protein homolog, putative — protein MTICSGCGITTGANICCPVCLKHNKEAFYCSQECFEKNYNEHKNIHYFIRLTNNDDLQKMNTHENGGTPNSSNPNLSVIILDDEIEKDKLNGNTKANNYFFKKKKIDGSTMDGEGMDMIMEDLNNEMLNIENIGKKNDMHIFQEGLGNGNFFSRETNLSSPQNEGENGFNNIEYNQATKNLMFENYQRKKNYNKYNNIKNYYLFDDSTDNKLKETHENENIDRTKFNKFFLKNNKISSYINRIVNYLSSYKYNIILPYYQDMPNKDDKINAKNNSKIRTKLTEQKIMELKKQLKTKKTFKIIVLLVIISVFVTLSTCLFSYILETSQKTVLKNSENRLNPKNNKDLEIAQLKSYIRAIEDLRQEVYEMKEVLYAHNIQINKHFHINSSYSIFDNFSKMKPTIQISHNKRANDKLNSLTSHSFYGNNSINSNMIYENDPANPQKNVDDQIPLVQHQYDVNTIHELKHSNNYKPNNSAIPEEIQSFNPHHTQNVGNFAETDQAQNYIHAIHPENEHVQYIPNKEPMETTGYINRVDDINITESQHNKPNLVTNHNINTEFEQATEIRPIINEENSASQFDIVHDNSYVNENENIIHNHDIKEKHKKNSFQIDENENHENNDRKNNINKPNKKKQNTI, from the coding sequence ATGACGATCTGCTCAGGATGTGGAATAACTACAGGTGCTAATATTTGTTGTCCTGTTTgtttaaaacataataaagaaGCATTTTATTGTTCCCAAGAatgttttgaaaaaaattacaatgaacataaaaatatacattacTTTATAAGACTTACAAACAATGATGATttgcaaaaaatgaatacgCACGAAAATGGTGGTACCCCTAATAGTAGTAACCCCAATTTGTCtgtaataattttagacgatgaaattgaaaaagaTAAACTAAATGGAAATACAAAAGCaaataactatttttttaaaaaaaaaaaaattgatggTAGTACTATGGATGGTGAAGGAATGGATATGATCATGGAAGATCTTAACAATGAAATGTTAAACATCGAAAatattggaaaaaaaaatgatatgcATATCTTTCAAGAGGGTCTAGGAAAtggaaattttttttcaagaGAAACGAATTTAAGTAGTCCCCAAAATGAAGGAGAAAACGggtttaataatatagaatataATCAAGCTACAAAAAATCTAATGTttgaaaattatcaaagaaaaaaaaattataataaatataataatataaaaaactaCTACCTATTTGATGATAGTACAGATAATAAATTGAAAGAAACtcatgaaaatgaaaatatcgatagaacaaaatttaataaattttttttaaaaaataataaaatttcatcttatataaatagaatTGTAAATTATCTatcatcatataaatataatattatattaccATACTATCAAGACATGCCAAATaaagatgataaaataaatgcaaaaaataatagtaaaataCGAACTAAATTGACTGagcaaaaaattatggaacttaaaaaacaacttaaaacgaaaaaaacatttaaaattattgtcttacttgttattatttctgTTTTTGTTACTTTATCGACTTGTCTCTTTTCATACATCTTAGAGACATCTCAAAAAACGGTTTTAAAGAACTCTGAAAATAGATTAAACcccaaaaataataaagatttGGAAATAGCTCAAttaaaatcatatataagAGCAATTGAAGATTTACGACAAGAAGTTTATGAAATGAAAGAAGTCTTATATGCtcataatatacaaataaataaacattttcaCATTAACAGTTCATATAGTATATTTGACAATTTTAGTAAAATGAAACCAACTATTCAAATTTCACACAATAAAAGGgcaaatgataaattaaatagttTAACATCACATTCTTTTTATGGTAATAATTCGATAAACTCAAACATgatttatgaaaatgatcCAGCAAAtccacaaaaaaatgttgatGATCAAATTCCCTTAGTGCAACACCAATATGATGTTAATACTATTCACGAATTAAAacattcaaataattataaaccAAACAATTCAGCAATTCCCGAAGAAATACAATCATTTAATCCGCACCATACACAAAATGTTGGAAATTTTGCAGAAACTGATCAAGCCCAAAATTACATACATGCTATTCACCCTGAAAACGAGCATGTACAATATATTCCAAATAAAGAACCAATGGAAACAACTGGATACATTAACAGAGttgatgatataaatataactgAAAGTCAACACAATAAACCTAATTTAGTAACAaatcataatattaatacagAATTTGAACAAGCTACTGAAATAAGGCCAATtataaatgaagaaaacTCAGCTAGCCAATTTGATATTGTACACGATAACAGCTATGtgaatgaaaatgaaaatataatacataatcatgatataaaagaaaagcataaaaaaaattcatttcaAATAGATGAGAATGAGAAccatgaaaataatgataggaaaaataatattaataagccaaacaaaaaaaagcaaaacaCGATTTAA
- a CDS encoding protein-L-isoaspartate(D-aspartate) O-methyltransferase, putative, translating into MYAIVENNHRDLINNLKRRGIIDDDDVYDTMLQVDRGRYIKENPYIDTPIYISHGVTISSPHMHALSLKRLMNVLKPGSRAIDVGSGSGYLTVCMAIRVNVLENKNSFVIGIERVKDLVDFSIENIKRDKPELLNIENFKIIHKNIYQVSEEEQKELGLFDAIHVGASASELPDVLINLLAENGKLIIPLEDGHTQVLYEVTKKNGKIIKDRLFEVCFVTLKKN; encoded by the exons atgtatgcGATAGTAGAAAACAATCATAGagatttaattaataaccTAAAAAGAAGAGGAATAATCGACGATGATGATGTATATGATACTATGCTACAG GTGGATCGAGGgagatatataaaagaaaaccCTTATATAGACACTCCAATTTACATTAGCCATGGTGTGACTATTTCGTCCCCGCACATGCATGCCCTATCCTTAAAGCGACTCATGAATGTGCTGAAACCTGGGTCGAGGGCGATTGATGTCG GTTCAGGATCAGGATACCTCACGGTATGCATGGCAATACGAGTGAACGttttggaaaataaaaattcgtTTGTTATTGGAATAGAAAGGGTGAAAGATTTAGTTGACTTTTCAATtgagaatataaaaagagaTAAACCcgaattattaaatatagaaaattttaaaattattcataaaaatatatatcaagtTAGTGAAGAAGAACAGAAAGAATTGGGGTTATTCGATGCTATTCATGTAGGGGCATCAGCTAGTGAACTTCCTGATgtgttaataaatttactaGCAGAAAATGGAAAACTAATTATACCTTTAGAAGACGGACATACACAAGTTTTATATGaagttacaaaaaaaaacggaaaaataattaaagatAGATTATTTGAAGTTTGTTTTGTTactttaaagaaaaattaa
- a CDS encoding RNA methyltransferase, putative, giving the protein MSDSKNDVNELIHMEQKKKRKIEKEQIESERDDQSENNEYDKNICDNLPGQSEKNEYDKNICGDLPDQSEKKSADGQEKEGDLENEDENGENSETDSSSEDGKKNKNINEEIKGFISKRIPNISRDLSVDVSVAIPATIINNKNDVIKSYLSSYLARIFTIFSISTIYIYDDGFELNRNERNENRNNIPPKTNNERPTISSTEKNENNKKYEYSYLCKYLHFNLQYLETPQYLRKHIFPITNFLKHSGLMSPVDAPHHLRSDEWLPFREGVVIKKNLNNIIVDVGLFSNVLVENINNINVGTRVTILFDSEGFNRFKNKNTKNLFIGKIIHPSMPKLYNIYWGYNIQILKNLTDVFDVKVDCIIGTSERGDPIQDLKTQIKSARSILIVFGNRDGVEDLFIREREIKKNKTYTGKKRAKVLNKILKKFDYFINTCPNQTSRTIRTEEAISITLSLFQSILS; this is encoded by the exons ATGAGTGACAGCAAAAATGATGTAAATGAGCTCATTCATATggagcaaaaaaaaaaaaggaagatAGAAAAGGAACAAATTGAAAGCGAACGAGATGACCAGTCAGAAAATAATGAGTATGATAAGAATATTTGTGATAATTTACCTGGCCAgtcagaaaaaaatgagtaTGATAAGAATATTTGTGGTGATCTGCCTGACCagtcagaaaaaaaaagtgcaGATGGTCAGGAAAAAGAGGGAGACCTAGAAAATGAGGATGAAAATGGGGAAAATAGCGAAACTGATAGTAGTAGTGaagatggaaaaaaaaataaaaacataaatgaagaaattAAGGGATTCATATCAAAAAGGATACCAAATATTAGTAGAGATTTAAGTGTAGATGTTTCAGTAGCAATACCAGCaacaattataaataataaaaatgatgtcATAAAATCTTATTTATCAAGTTATTTAGCTAgaatatttacaattttttcaatttctacaatatatatatatgatgatGGATTTGAATTAAATCGTAATGAGCGAAAtgaaaatagaaataacATTCCTCCAAAAACAAACAATGAACGTCCTACCATTTCAAGTAccgaaaaaaatgaaaacaataaaaaatatgaatattcttatttatgtaaatatttacattttaatttacaaTATTTGGAAACACCACAATATTTACGAAAGCATATATTTCCtattacaaattttttgaaacatTCTGGACTTATGAGTCCAGTAGATGCACCTCATCATTTACGAAGTGATGAATGGCTTCCATTTAGGGAAGGAgttgttataaaaaaaaatttaaataatataattgttGATGTTggattattttcaaatgttttggtagaaaatattaataatataaatgtagGAACTAGGgttactattttatttgattcaGAGGGTTTCAAccgttttaaaaataaaaacacaaaaaatttatttataggaaaaattatacatcCATCAATgccaaaattatataatatatattgggGTTATAacatacaaattttaaaaaatcttACTGATGTGTTTGATGTAAAAGTAGATTGCATTATTGGCACATCAGAGAGAGGTGATCCTATTCAGGATCTTAAAACGCAAATTAAAAGCGCCAg GTCCATCTTGATAGTATTTGGAAACCGAGATGGGGTGGAGGACTTGTTTATCAGGGAAcgggaaataaaaaaaaacaaaacataTACTGGAAAAAAACGAGCCAAAGTTTTGAAtaagatattaaaaaaatttgactATTTCATAAACACATGCCCAAACCAAACATCAAGAACAATAAGAACAGAAGAAGCGATAAGTATAACATTATCTTTGTTCCAAAGTATTCTTAGTTAA
- a CDS encoding leucine-rich repeat protein has protein sequence MEQGNDDNSLLKLIKCSNNVESKKNEEIETLEICMEKSINLNIFDQFKNIRELYLIKNNITDISPLFKCVNLEILFLQINQIESILGIKSLVKLEKLNLFNNKLTEKFINIEENEYLTYIDLSDNEIENINFLSNTNNLVHVNLANNKIKNLDPLKNNVNIEYLNVSGNRLQKFEDVQVLWHLTHLKELYLSSIYYRNNILVNSILYKHYFFNNFPNLQILDHEIILDKNRKITMRDMEVLKSIIDFKINLIQEKYCKEKYHILFINNKNICYLNNALKPFHSYSNIEEFLQINDDKEKSILKIKEEINFLLSAYTSRFNYIMRRLKEEKNLQIKYITTSMNSYFNIFFKNITTGQDEYKKIEDFIKLMFKSETLKNYFVDDIKIENIIKVKKLNHGQLDEMIENHLNSLIYEKKLLFLHPYNYCKINNFFEFDEEEKASEDTEKKKFFEKNYICSCYNINHILKTLIKLYLEEDRINDLVHLIYYKKKKDDYFVDLKNDINIKKKIMAYKKLDFLEFPIYIIETYLFPNKYKEISAYSSQEHKANEKKRDKENEDQNVGESKFKIYYTLPVHTNLKYIVNVSLVNKNKEKINDKPDINKSNYVTKIEKEKSKKKNFLEYVKMRKTNINSIENNKEISDNPSINCIYFNDKIKEQFLQYALDFDSVNFFNITKYFIKLSKVICEIRKSLFLLFSKEGIKSINNIDNIVDNSENNIHMKEKVELISLDDLEIVKKKKEESLASDFPLSPIGQGNDVNNETNKKKMDILFLNNLNLSKISLKLLCNKFINLKELYLKNNNIHNLKHFFQYIEEYDMENLEKLDLSFNCIFDITPIYNKFKNLIHFDMSYNYLYDYKQIMNFSVNHQKIQYLSIKCNSIYFSQNDYDHVHILFPSIKKFNDIELVNKSDLNIRQYCFFEVNYENNIHYADCGNKKAIQSRLLSEAPTDEEIATMPDCQRLYKGINLNNYKFYVKKIDLSSLYIKFELTNLLNFSTFPKLEVLNLSNNGIEDLSNLKLPEKLKVLNLKNNKIVCIDNFINGELCCIEKIILDNNEIKNIDKINVLKNLKILRCSYNKISNIPILNNLKLIEINIHNNLIKDITNLILIKNKKQLVLLNIYNNKINFSNLDLYLTHIFPNLLILNNNYVERKIDTKKFFKSVYTLDIFFEIYNIYPPYTSLKVLEIKNLKIKNILFNINNDNFKNLEILDISNNYINTIKNLGPLDNLKVLILNNNKHINEDSFICENKKNVLNSFKSLQELDIGFCIISKTCFFKNCENLQNLKNLNLEGNNINLLKYLNCLKNLEILNLANNKISKVCSNSFPPTLKNLNISNNLIRNLSEFCEMENLETLDLRVNRIDNIEEFKHLKNLNKLKELYLSGNRKIKEHFITIKDILNQVKYFDTRIMKEQENIKHEIEEKVERNVTPKNEINKKTTLTTTAKNKTTKLLKKVPIKNTQLKGVVKNKNNFDTKADKKDDFVVIGKKITSKGNY, from the exons ATGGAACAGGGAAATGATGATAA TAGTCtgttaaaattaattaaatgcTCTAACAATGTTGagtcaaaaaaaaacgaagaaaTTGAAACGCTAGAAATATGTATGGAAAAATCAATTAAccttaatatatttgatcagtttaaaaatataagagaattatatttaataaaaaataatattactgATATAAGTCCCCTCTTCAAATGTGTAAACTTggaaattttgtttttacaaattaatCAAATTGAAAGTATACTAG GAATAAAGAGCTTGGTGAAACTCGAAAAGTTAAACTTGTTCAATAATAAGCTAActgaaaaatttataaatattgaagaaaatgaatatttgacatatatagatttaagtgataatgaaatagaaaatataaattttttatctaaTACAAACAACTTGGTGCATGTAAATTTAGctaacaataaaataaaaaatttagacCCGTTGAAAAATAACgtaaatatagaatatttaaatgttaGTGGGAACag ACTTCAAAAATTCGAAGACGTACAAGTCCTTTGGCATTTAACCCATTTGAAAGAATTATACTTAAGTTCAATATACTaca GGAATAATATCCTAGTGAACAGCATACTGTATAAACActacttttttaataattttccaaATTTACAA ATATTAGATCATGAAATCATTTTGGacaaaaatagaaaaataacGATGCGTGATATGGAAGTTTTAAAAAGCATTAttgattttaaaataaatttaattcaagaaaaatattgcaaagaaaaatatcatatattatttataaataacaaaaatatatgttacCTAAATAATGCATTAAAGCCATTTCATTCCTATTCCAATATAGAAGAATTTCTCcaaataaat gatgataaagaaaaatccATACTAAAAATCAAAGaggaaataaattttttattaagcGCATATACTTCCAG ATTTAATTACATAATGCGTCGATTAAAAGAGGAGAAAAATttgcaaataaaatatatcacgACGTCAATGAACTCTTacttcaatatttttttcaaaaatataaccaCAGGCCAAGACGA atataaaaaaatcgaagaCTTTATCAAATTAATGTTCAAATCTGAAACactgaaaaattattttgtagacgatataaaaattgaaaatataataaaagtaaaaaaactAAACCATGGCCAATTGGATGAAATGAT AGAGAACCATCTAAATAGTTTAATTtacgaaaaaaaacttctttttttacatcCATACAATta TTGCAAGATAAACAACTTTTTTGAGTTTGATGAAGAGGAAAAAGCAAGTGAAGACacggaaaaaaaaaagttttttgaaaaaaattatatctgTTCATGCTACAATATAAAtcacattttaaaaacactTATTAA ACTCTATTTGGAAGAGGATCGCATAAATGATTTGgttcatttaatttattataagaaaaaaaaagatgattattttgtagatttgaaaaatgatataaacataaaaaaaaaaattatggcatataaaaaattagacTTTTTAGAATttcctatatatattattgaaaCCTATTTATTcccaaataaatataaagaaatatctGCTTACAGTTCCCAAGAACATAAagcaaatgaaaaaaaacgagacaaagaaaatgaagatcAAAATGTTGGAGAGTcgaaatttaaaatttattacacCTTACCAGTTcatacaaatttaaaatatatagtaaaTGTTAGTttggtaaataaaaataaagaaaaaattaacgaCAAAccagatataaataaatcaaattatgttactaaaatagaaaaggaaaaaagtaagaaaaaaaatttcttGGAATATGTAAAGATGAGAAAAACGAATATCAACtcaattgaaaataataaagaaataagtGATAACCCTTCTATAAATTGCATCTATTTTAACGATAAAATTAAGGAACAGTTTTTACAGTATGCTCTAGATTTTGATTCAGtaaacttttttaatattacaaaatattttattaagttAAGCAAAGTTATATGTGAAATACGAAAAAGTCTTTTTTTACTCTTCTCTAAAGAAGGTATAAAATcgattaataatattgacaATATTGTTGATAAtagtgaaaataatatccaTATGAAGGAAAAAGTTGAACTTATATCCTTAGACGACCTTGagattgtaaaaaaaaaaaaagaggaATCGCTAGCTAGCGATTTTCCTTTATCACCAATCGGTCAGGGTAATGATGTCAATAATGagacaaataaaaaaaagatggatattttatttttaaacaatttGAACTTAAGCAAAATAAGCCTAAAACTGTTGTGTAACAAattcataaatttaaaagaattatatttaaaaaataataatatacacaatttaaaacatttttttcaatatatagAAGAGTATGATATggaaaatttagaaaaattagatttatcatttaattgtatttttgatattacacctatatataacaaatttaaaaatttaattcattttgatatgtcatataattatctttatgattataaacaaataatgaattttaGTGTAAATcatcaaaaaatacaatatttatCAATTAAGTGtaattctatatattttagcCAAAATGATTATGACCATGttcatattctttttccatctataaaaaaatttaatgataTAGAATTAGTAAACAAATCAGATCTAAACATAAGACAATATTGCTTTTTTGAAGTGAACTATGAGAATAACATCCATTATGCAG aTTGTGGCAATAAAAAAGCTATACAATCCAGGCTTTTAAGTGAGGCACCTACAGATGAAGAGATAGCAACAATGCCAGATTGTCAAAGGTTGTATAAAGGaataaatttgaataactataaattttatgtgAAGAAAATAGACTTATCaagtttgtatataaaatttgagCTAACCAATTTATTAAACTTTTCAACTTTTCCAAAATTGGAAGTTTTAAACTTATCAAATAATGGAATTGAAGACTTAAGTAACTTAAAATTGCccgaaaaattaaaagtgttaaatttaaaaaataataaaattgtgtgtattgacaattttataaatggaGAGTTATGTtgtatagaaaaaataatattagataataatgaaataaaaaatattgataaaataaatgttttaaaaaatttaaaaatattaaggtgctcatataataaaataagcaaCATCccaatattaaataatttaaaattaatagaaataaatatacacaataatttgataaaagATATCAccaatttaattttaataaaaaataaaaaacagcttgttttattaaatatttataataataaaattaatttttcaaaccTTGATTTGTATTTAACCCATATATTTCCTAACctgttaatattaaataataattatgtagAACGAAAAATagacacaaaaaaattttttaaaagcgTATATACtcttgatatattttttgaaatatataatatttatccCCCTTATACATCATTAAAAGTTttagaaattaaaaatcttaaaattaaaaatatattatttaacataaacaatgataattttaaaaatctTGAGATCTTAGACATTTCCAACAATTACATAAAcacaattaaaaatttgggCCCCCTGGACAATCTCAAG GTCCTAATTTTAAACAACAACAAGCATATAAATGAAGATTCCTTTATTTGTGAAAATAAGAAGaatgttttaaattcttttaaatctttacaa GAACTTGATATAGGGTTTTGTATAATATCTAAGACatgttttttcaaaaattgtgaaaatttacaaaatttaaagaaCTTGAATTTAGAgggaaataatataaatttattaaaatatttaaattgtttgAAAAATCTTGAGATTTTGAATTTggcaaataataaaatatccaAAGTATGCTCAAACTCATTTCCCCCGaccttaaaaaatttgaacaTATCTAATAATCTCATAag AAATTTGAGCGAATTTTGTGAAATGGAAAATCTCGAAACTTTAGACCTTCGTGTGAATAGAATAGACAATATCGAAGAATTTAaacatttgaaaaatttaaataaattaaaagaattatatttaagtggaaatagaaaaataaaagaacaTTTTATCACTattaaagatatattaaatcaagtgaaatattttgatacACGGATTATGAAAGAacaagaaaatattaaacatGAAATAGAAGAAAAAGTAGAAAGAAATGTAACaccaaaaaatgaaattaacaaaaaaaccACCTTAACAACGActgcaaaaaataaaaccacaaaacttttaaaaaaagttcctataaaaaat ACACAATTAAAAGgagttgtaaaaaataaaaacaatttcgATACG aaGGCTGACAAAAAAGACGACTTTGTTGTAATAGGAAAAAAGATTACAAGCAAAGGAAATTACTAG